A single region of the Moorena sp. SIOASIH genome encodes:
- a CDS encoding transposase family protein, whose amino-acid sequence MSDIKICRKTLSKFNAQQTFSGDKAYIGETQITTPYKKPKNGELTESQKQENKALSSDRIFIENLIRVVKILKRSQERFRLRKTRYQSVLFVNGLWISTIKKRCSAVLGRQRGLGGSPHERLPWFPRGLQGADAGSAHSPSP is encoded by the coding sequence ATGAGTGATATTAAAATCTGCCGAAAAACTTTGAGCAAATTTAATGCTCAACAAACTTTTAGTGGGGATAAAGCTTACATTGGAGAAACTCAAATTACAACTCCCTATAAAAAACCGAAGAATGGAGAATTAACAGAGAGTCAAAAACAAGAAAACAAAGCTTTATCATCTGATCGAATTTTTATTGAAAATTTAATTAGAGTTGTCAAAATCTTGAAAAGATCTCAAGAAAGATTTCGTTTGCGTAAAACTAGATATCAATCAGTTTTGTTTGTTAACGGTTTGTGGATTAGTACGATTAAGAAGCGATGCAGCGCGGTCTTGGGGAGGCAGCGCGGTCTTGGGGGTTCCCCCCATGAGCGACTGCCGTGGTTTCCACGGGGCTTACAAGGTGCGGACGCAGGTTCCGCACACAGCCCCTCCCCATGA
- a CDS encoding AarF/UbiB family protein produces MAAYNMIKTKYIPTPIIDNKQKKTIEIDEKLEIRRFPAIYIIKRFIIYYLGIQRRRITNKPDIQKAANELREIFQDLGGFWVKTGQLLALRSDLFPEEVCEQLIRLQFEAIGFPMALVRSTIESELGAPMEKIFQDFDETPLAAASIGQVHRATLRSKRKNVPVIVKIQRPNLEEAFKRDLDLIKVIAKLLIAFNVMSYLRLDEAVSELDKIFKEELDYRYEASNTRKMRKTLKQHKIYVPKIYNKYSKRRVLVMEYIDGVLASDYIKVLARDPVRVSQWQDENDFEPEKVGETMFISLLRQVFEDNLYHGDLHPGNIIFLRRSKVAFIDMGSVGSLDRNLRVTYNEYTNSLSDGDFGKASDYIMRLAVDIPRVNVPRVREEMSRAIEVWSSKAQLKGIEYKERSFGGATAELSKVIASYGIPSNWTFLKLTRSFLTLDGALQYLLPDFDFFKTSRKYNRQADRRALKQSLEPKSIRTSINQFFDTISEYNNLILPQLRERTIAFELTSNIFALLLVVGLRSLAYLLLITEPVAVYIFLYQHYFKAIEPIHTQLADEFVQQIPHLPYLQWIGIFILIGLSARTLLAGAKILERKDFPQSVRE; encoded by the coding sequence GTGGCTGCTTACAATATGATAAAGACAAAATATATTCCTACTCCTATTATTGATAACAAGCAAAAAAAGACAATTGAAATAGATGAAAAATTGGAAATTCGTCGTTTTCCTGCTATCTACATTATCAAACGATTTATTATTTACTATTTAGGTATACAACGTCGCCGAATTACAAATAAGCCAGACATACAAAAGGCTGCGAACGAGCTGCGTGAGATCTTTCAAGATTTGGGAGGCTTCTGGGTAAAAACGGGTCAGTTGTTAGCATTGCGGAGCGATCTTTTCCCAGAAGAGGTTTGTGAGCAGTTAATACGTCTTCAGTTTGAAGCCATTGGATTCCCTATGGCTTTAGTTAGATCAACAATTGAGTCAGAGCTAGGAGCACCCATGGAAAAAATATTTCAAGATTTTGATGAGACTCCTTTGGCAGCTGCATCAATTGGTCAGGTTCATAGAGCAACGTTGCGAAGCAAAAGAAAAAATGTTCCGGTAATCGTTAAAATTCAACGTCCAAATCTAGAAGAAGCATTCAAGCGAGATTTGGATTTAATTAAAGTCATTGCCAAACTGTTAATTGCTTTTAATGTTATGAGTTACCTACGTTTAGATGAAGCAGTATCGGAGTTAGATAAAATTTTTAAGGAGGAATTAGATTATCGCTATGAAGCATCTAATACTCGTAAGATGAGAAAAACACTAAAGCAGCATAAAATATATGTTCCAAAGATTTATAACAAATATTCTAAACGTCGAGTTTTAGTTATGGAATATATCGATGGGGTTCTTGCCTCTGATTATATTAAAGTATTGGCTAGGGATCCCGTCAGAGTCTCTCAATGGCAGGATGAAAATGACTTTGAGCCTGAAAAAGTGGGTGAAACGATGTTTATTTCATTACTTCGACAAGTATTTGAAGATAACTTGTACCATGGAGATCTACATCCAGGCAATATTATTTTCTTGCGTCGGAGCAAAGTTGCATTCATTGACATGGGTAGCGTGGGATCCCTGGATAGGAATTTGAGGGTAACTTATAATGAGTATACGAATTCATTGTCAGATGGAGATTTTGGCAAAGCCTCTGATTATATCATGCGGTTGGCTGTTGATATTCCCAGAGTTAATGTACCTAGAGTCAGGGAAGAAATGTCGCGTGCTATAGAGGTTTGGTCCTCCAAAGCCCAACTTAAAGGGATAGAGTATAAAGAACGGTCTTTTGGTGGGGCAACGGCTGAATTATCTAAAGTGATTGCCAGCTATGGTATCCCAAGTAATTGGACTTTTCTCAAACTGACTCGATCTTTTTTAACTCTAGATGGTGCACTGCAGTACCTATTACCTGACTTTGATTTCTTCAAGACATCTAGAAAATATAATCGCCAGGCAGATCGACGTGCTCTCAAACAAAGTTTAGAGCCAAAAAGTATTAGAACTTCGATTAACCAGTTCTTTGACACTATTAGCGAGTACAATAACCTGATTTTACCTCAGTTGCGAGAACGAACCATCGCCTTTGAGTTAACCAGTAATATTTTTGCACTGTTGCTGGTAGTAGGTTTGCGTTCTCTCGCATATTTACTCCTAATAACTGAACCAGTTGCAGTTTATATTTTCCTTTATCAACATTATTTTAAGGCGATTGAACCTATTCATACTCAACTGGCTGACGAGTTTGTTCAACAAATTCCCCATCTTCCATATCTGCAATGGATTGGTATTTTTATACTGATTGGCCTCAGTGCTAGAACACTGCTTGCGGGAGCAAAAATTCTGGAGCGTAAAGACTTTCCTCAATCGGTAAGGGAGTAG
- a CDS encoding transposase: MVTLRDRTTGIFPIELQQELLRELGGIEVGVGTLVATNARMAEAVKGSVDSLREWVKGQLMVHVDESPWPVLGLKEWLWVTTGQKFCVFHPGDTRSRAELIAQLGESFDGVLSRDDRERL; encoded by the coding sequence GGGCATCTTTCCGATTGAGTTGCAGCAAGAACTGCTGCGGGAACTGGGTGGCATTGAAGTAGGAGTGGGAACTTTAGTCGCTACCAATGCCAGAATGGCAGAAGCGGTCAAAGGTAGCGTTGACAGCTTGCGGGAATGGGTCAAAGGACAGCTAATGGTGCATGTAGATGAATCTCCTTGGCCCGTGCTAGGTCTCAAGGAATGGCTATGGGTGACAACGGGTCAAAAATTCTGTGTATTTCATCCGGGTGATACCCGTTCACGGGCCGAATTGATTGCCCAGTTGGGGGAAAGCTTTGACGGTGTGCTTAGTAGGGATGATAGAGAGCGTCTATAA
- a CDS encoding transposase family protein, with translation MENYTWNYIQKNHKQSKRLLGIDYQKLEQLIELGKLLNKRKQEEMDKTKIRINQAGRGNHPKLLESEQIVLMLVYLRHHLSFQLLGLIFKIIESTAHNIFTYWQKLFENDLPPSLLSQVKKLQKEELISEQLENYELIVDSTEQSIERPSDYQEQKKYYCGATPVGEPDLGNAHQETGKQKRHTFKNQFIVLPKAKVRLTH, from the coding sequence ATGGAAAACTATACTTGGAACTATATCCAGAAAAATCATAAACAAAGCAAAAGACTATTAGGTATTGATTATCAAAAATTAGAGCAATTAATTGAACTAGGTAAGCTTCTCAATAAAAGAAAGCAAGAAGAAATGGATAAAACTAAAATTAGAATCAATCAAGCAGGAAGAGGAAATCATCCTAAACTATTAGAGTCAGAGCAAATCGTTTTAATGTTAGTTTATTTAAGGCATCATTTGAGCTTTCAACTTTTAGGACTTATTTTTAAAATCATTGAATCAACGGCTCATAATATTTTTACTTATTGGCAAAAACTTTTTGAAAACGACTTACCTCCCAGTTTATTATCACAAGTAAAAAAGCTTCAAAAAGAAGAACTCATTAGTGAACAATTAGAAAATTATGAATTGATTGTAGACAGTACCGAGCAGTCTATTGAAAGACCTTCTGATTATCAAGAGCAAAAAAAATATTATTGCGGTGCGACCCCGGTCGGGGAACCCGACCTAGGGAACGCGCACCAAGAGACAGGAAAGCAAAAAAGACATACTTTTAAAAATCAATTTATTGTTTTACCAAAAGCTAAGGTGCGCTTGACCCATTAA
- a CDS encoding reverse transcriptase domain-containing protein — MSSAYLTDDMVIFLKPKDNATRVLQKIKTFLAERGMEISEEKTKITHSTDGFDFLGWNFRVQTNGKLRSVPSEENYKAFRKKVKAVVNNSNYGAKVKAKKLAPIVRGWRNYHKNCDMSGSRNFLWFLNEDTPQRFLKENKVDKHEAVRLVKKAFPEVPYKQFKHVPVEGTKSPYDGNLVYWSKRNSKLYDNGTAKAKTHAKPYMWMVRIEVIAW; from the coding sequence ATGTCATCAGCATATCTTACTGATGACATGGTAATCTTCTTAAAACCAAAAGACAACGCCACAAGAGTTTTGCAGAAGATTAAAACCTTCCTAGCAGAACGTGGGATGGAAATCAGCGAAGAAAAAACCAAGATAACTCACTCGACAGACGGATTCGACTTCCTGGGGTGGAATTTCCGCGTCCAGACAAACGGCAAACTGCGTAGCGTTCCCTCAGAGGAAAACTACAAAGCATTCCGTAAGAAAGTCAAAGCCGTGGTTAACAACTCGAACTATGGTGCAAAAGTCAAGGCCAAAAAGCTTGCCCCAATCGTTCGCGGTTGGAGGAACTACCACAAGAATTGCGACATGAGTGGTTCCAGGAATTTCCTATGGTTCCTAAACGAAGATACTCCACAACGATTCTTAAAAGAAAATAAAGTGGACAAACACGAAGCCGTAAGGTTAGTAAAGAAAGCCTTCCCGGAAGTTCCATATAAGCAATTCAAGCACGTCCCTGTCGAGGGAACTAAATCACCATATGATGGAAATTTGGTTTACTGGAGTAAGCGTAATAGCAAACTCTACGACAATGGGACTGCCAAAGCCAAGACCCACGCAAAACCATACATGTGGATGGTGCGGATTGAAGTTATTGCCTGGTGA
- a CDS encoding transposase, translated as MIESVYNGYSVKAQQKCLAHLRQHFKKVVKLKGGNNQALGQAFLDLIDEAFAQHKQWRQTYDDSTYRTWAIEFKLRVTLTLQQWLGGAGYEAGKLLKSLRDKAEQCLKLP; from the coding sequence ATGATAGAGAGCGTCTATAACGGTTATTCGGTCAAAGCACAACAGAAATGTCTGGCACATCTAAGGCAGCACTTCAAAAAAGTAGTCAAGTTGAAAGGAGGCAACAATCAGGCATTGGGGCAAGCCTTTTTAGATTTGATTGATGAAGCCTTTGCCCAACATAAACAATGGCGGCAAACTTACGATGATAGTACCTATCGCACTTGGGCAATCGAGTTCAAGTTGCGAGTTACCCTCACCCTACAACAGTGGCTCGGTGGAGCTGGATACGAGGCTGGCAAGTTACTCAAGTCTTTGCGGGACAAAGCCGAGCAGTGTTTGAAATTACCGTAA
- a CDS encoding ISAs1 family transposase, which yields MAKGFGRPVPNTHNEREAQILKKSVLNHFEHRSVPRVGSRTDHNFVAIVTIAILAVIAGADGFVAIETYGKAKQKWLETFLDLPHGIPSHDTFGRVFGQLAPQQLEAGFLSWVGSITESLDIELIHIDGKTAKGSYDRKNYHLALHSVSAWSSEYGLVLAQQKVESKSNEITAVPLLLKLLNLFGAVVTLDAMGTQIDIARQILQAGGDYVLALKGNQGKLSQQVGGWFAIAQAMNWQGIELSDHQTVEASHHRKETRQVWAVGVSQLPPLLDRAQWEGLTSVVMVKRTRQLWNMRHHPDSVLPQFPVGGWLAAQPGDSLPLGC from the coding sequence ATGGCAAAAGGTTTTGGCAGACCCGTTCCTAACACTCACAATGAGCGTGAGGCTCAGATCTTGAAAAAGAGTGTACTCAATCATTTTGAGCATCGGTCGGTACCCCGTGTGGGTAGCAGAACCGACCATAATTTCGTAGCGATTGTTACCATAGCCATTTTGGCTGTGATTGCGGGAGCCGATGGGTTTGTGGCCATCGAAACCTACGGTAAAGCCAAGCAAAAGTGGCTGGAAACATTTTTAGACTTACCTCACGGGATACCATCTCACGATACATTTGGTCGGGTGTTTGGCCAACTCGCACCCCAGCAACTCGAAGCTGGCTTCCTCAGTTGGGTGGGCAGCATCACCGAGAGCTTGGATATTGAACTGATTCATATTGATGGCAAGACGGCCAAAGGCTCCTATGACCGTAAGAACTACCATCTTGCACTTCACAGCGTCAGCGCCTGGAGCAGCGAATATGGACTGGTGTTGGCCCAACAAAAAGTGGAGAGTAAATCGAATGAAATCACAGCAGTGCCACTGCTGCTCAAGTTGCTGAACCTCTTTGGAGCAGTGGTGACTCTCGATGCCATGGGCACCCAAATCGACATTGCTCGACAAATTTTGCAGGCGGGTGGGGACTATGTCCTGGCGCTCAAGGGGAACCAGGGTAAGCTAAGCCAGCAGGTGGGAGGGTGGTTTGCTATAGCTCAAGCTATGAACTGGCAGGGGATTGAATTGAGTGACCACCAAACGGTCGAGGCCAGCCATCACCGCAAAGAAACCCGTCAGGTGTGGGCGGTAGGTGTCAGTCAACTCCCCCCGTTGCTAGACCGCGCACAATGGGAAGGCTTAACTAGCGTGGTGATGGTGAAGCGGACGCGGCAGTTATGGAACATGCGCCACCACCCAGACTCAGTTTTACCTCAGTTCCCGGTCGGCGGATGGCTCGCGGCACAACCAGGTGATTCGCTGCCATTGGGGTGTTGA
- a CDS encoding transposase has translation MSTMSSVLNLPGRQTQGLMESLFRLMGVDLDVPDHSTVSRRLGKLSVVMPGIERSLARHVVVDSTGIKVYGDGVWKVRQHGVSKRRTWALASSRGG, from the coding sequence ATGAGTACAATGAGTTCAGTGCTGAATTTACCAGGAAGGCAAACCCAAGGATTGATGGAGTCGTTATTTAGGTTAATGGGAGTGGACTTAGATGTACCAGACCATTCAACGGTATCGAGGCGACTGGGAAAATTAAGTGTAGTAATGCCCGGTATAGAAAGGAGTTTGGCACGGCATGTGGTGGTGGATTCCACAGGTATAAAAGTGTATGGGGATGGAGTTTGGAAAGTGCGTCAACATGGTGTGAGCAAACGTCGCACGTGGGCGTTAGCTTCATCTAGGGGTGGATGA
- a CDS encoding transposase gives MDESTGEILGALVSTNNLSDDSALSEVLDAIEENIEAVSADGAYDKRKCYDAISSRGAQVNIPPRHDAQYWPQEGDNHPRNQNLVRIEQVGRSQWKQESGYHRRSLSETAMFRFKVIFGTRACFQTITTIKLMRSSTWLYNFQQANRIG, from the coding sequence GTGGATGAGAGCACAGGGGAGATACTTGGTGCGCTAGTAAGTACCAATAATCTCAGTGACGATTCCGCTTTATCGGAGGTGTTGGACGCCATAGAAGAAAATATTGAAGCAGTATCAGCAGATGGAGCCTATGATAAGCGCAAGTGCTATGATGCCATCAGTTCTCGGGGTGCTCAGGTCAATATCCCCCCACGTCACGATGCTCAATATTGGCCACAAGAGGGGGACAACCATCCACGCAATCAGAACCTGGTGCGGATTGAACAAGTGGGTCGAAGCCAATGGAAACAGGAGAGTGGATACCACCGTCGCTCATTATCGGAAACAGCGATGTTTCGTTTCAAGGTGATCTTTGGCACTAGGGCGTGTTTTCAAACTATAACCACAATAAAATTAATGCGATCGTCAACATGGCTGTATAATTTTCAGCAAGCAAATCGTATCGGGTAG